The window TTAACTTCTACCCCATTAAATGCTTTACATAGTTGTAACATATTagcactgaaagcaaaacaaacttgCAGAGAGTATGGTAAAGTAGGCTTAATGATCTGTGCATAAGGAAGCGTTAGGATATCCTAGGTTTACAGTGAGGAAGATTCTAAATACCTGTTACTGCTTTTTTGTTACCCACCGAAAGGAAGGTGAAAGACCTGTAAGTTTTAAAACTTTTGGTGCTTTGTGTAGCCCAAGAGTAACTGCAGCTAAGGTCTACACCAGGGcaaaattaagcagaaaataattaaacGTATCAGTATGTACAAgtcacatttaaaagaaatgcaatacTCTTTTGACATCCTCAAAGCTGGATCAACCTGTTAACATTGGAATTCTAAACGTGATGGTGAAAGCAACTtctttgtgagaaaaaaaaaaaaaaaaaaaagataaaaattgtcGGCTTGTAAGAGGGATGAAGGTAAACTTTAGTACTCAACAACACCTCCCAGCACaactggggtgggggggagggaaaaaaggaaagaaaccacagaaaacagctacagaagcagaaaaatgtttgaacACCAGAGTGACAGGAGAATCCTATACACAACTGAAAGTCACCCATGAAGTTTGACAGAAGCACTGCCACAAGTATTCCAAGAAACAGCTTTAGCATCTGAGCAGGAAATTAAGCAAAGTGACCTGATTAATCTCAGGCAACATTAAGTCAGGATCAGAAGTTTATGTGCCACTAGACAACACAAGACTGACATGTGACCACTTGTTATCCCTGCACAGTTTCCCCCATGCAAGTAGGCTGCAAGTTGGAGATGCAAGCTTGCGCTCTCATCCTCTTTTGGAAGGTCACTGTGACTGTCAGACACTTGCCAAATCCATCAACACATTTTTACAGCAACAGATGTATCCTGACCACATGTTTTAGTGGGAAGACTTGCAATGCAGTCAGTTACACCTGTGTACAGCACTTACATTCATCCAGTCCCAGCTGATAAGCCAGGTTCTGCAGGCCACGAACTTTTTCCATCAGGTTAGCAGTAGTGAGGCTCCCTAACTctaagaagagagaaaagcgGGAATTTTAACAGTCTGTAGCCATCTAATGGTAGTTTACCTGTTTAACACTTCACAGAGCACTTTTAAGCCATACTTCTGACAAGATCTATTTCCAGTGAACAGAGCATGTTCTAAATTCAGATTGACAGCGCACCTGATATTAACATAATGAGAAAAGACCAgctttttttgctgaaaaagaCAGCCACTGCTCTGTTTCATGCTGTAATCTGCTACAATTGCAATGAGCTAACTTGCCCCATAATTTGGAAGTTCTTGTAAATTCATTTTGCTATGTGAACAAGCTATAACATTATGCAAGGGAATGTACATTAATATTATAAACATTAATAATGTGTGTTTCAGCACATTTCTTGCAGAAAGTCAAAGATAATTTGTCCCACTGCATAACAACTTATCTGCAATTCACAAAAGAGGCAGAACATGCTCAAGGATGTTTACTTCAAACTAATAGCTGTAACATGCAGCAAATCTACATGCTAGATAGCCCTTGTGCAACTTGCTCATACAAGACTTAGTGTTTGATTAGACATTCTAGATCTATGAGTGAAGGTGCATGGGCACCAAATCTCTGGACATGTCAATCAATAAGTCTATACTGCTCACCAAGTTTGATCAGCTAAGCTCCACCAACAAATTCATGCCACCTCTCAAAATACAAGAGACACCCACTATACTTACAAAGCGAGAGACTAGTAAGCATGGtaactgaaatgtatttttacgTTACACTGTTTCAGCTGATTCCTCCATGCTTGTTTTGAAAAGTCAGCCTGACATTTAGATATTCTTTTGGAGATAACTGGATTCATGAAAAAGGTGTATCATTAATGGGACAGAGAAACTCCTGAGCTGGAGATTCTGCAAATGTGAAGGCTAGTGACCTGAGGCCACAGCACCACttacaaaacatttaaagaacatattttaaGCCTCTTAAATAAGTACTGAATTCCCATCTGCTTTGGAGACCTTACTTTCTACCCACAATGTCCATACTCACCCTTTAACATGTCAATATCATCATTTTCTAATTCAGCCATCCACTTGGGAGGGGAACTTGTAATAGgctgttttgggggaaaaaaaagtccataCTCAGGTGCATTTTTAGTTATACAGAGAAGTCCCCGACAGGAAAACTCCAGATACTCTGCAGACATATTTTTATGTCTAATCTTGTTTGCTAGCTTTCCTCAGACTTTttatagctaaaaaaaaaaacaacaaaaaaaccaaaacatactATCACCCCCAAGACAAAGCCAGTATGAACatcataacacagaatcacagaatggtttggcctagaagggaccttaaagctcatctagctGTGTcccccctgctacaggcaggagcaccttccactagacaaggttgctcaaagccctgttcaacctggccctgaacccttccagggatggggcagccacagcatctctggacaacctgtgccagtgccccaGCACActctcagtaaagaacttcttccttatacccagtctaaatcagttcccccttgtcctgtcactacatgccctggTAGAAGTTCCCACTCCAGcttccctgtaggccccctttaggcactgcaaggaaggaaaaaaaaaagggggggggtgtGGTGAAAGCAAGTGGGATTTCCTAGTTTAAATCCTTTCATTTCTTCCAAGATGCAATTCTCAATCACAGCTGCACAAGGtattaaaagcacaaaacagaGATATTAAACACACAAGGATTAATTATGCTAGCACATACTGAGGTTATATTCGAGATACACTTC of the Melopsittacus undulatus isolate bMelUnd1 chromosome 4, bMelUnd1.mat.Z, whole genome shotgun sequence genome contains:
- the LIN52 gene encoding protein lin-52 homolog isoform X3 is translated as MAAPADGADLEASLLSFEKLDRASPDLWPEQLPGVAEFAASFKSPITSSPPKWMAELENDDIDMLKELGSLTTANLMEKVRGLQNLAYQLGLDE